The Ipomoea triloba cultivar NCNSP0323 chromosome 13, ASM357664v1 genomic interval tcttatgattttcttaatattttgaatatagttatattgtttattcattggtttaataaaaatttgtctTTTAAAACTCGTATAGTGAAAGTCTAATTCCCCTTTTTAGGGGCCTTGCttgccaataataataatagttgactataataatttatgatgtattatattattatattattataattatattgtagtatattttattataatattgtatatgtaattacttttagtttataatttattaaaataataatattattaaattattattataaagtacAATTTGATATTTATCCTACTTCCTTTTCAATTTATATTCACaccaaacattatattataattcaaattcCTAGTTGTTAGGGGGCAGTCCAAATTTATAGAGTTGCCTTCATTTGACCATATATGCTTTTGTTCAAACACGTGCACATGGCAAAGACTTAAAGCTAAGTGAAAAAACTCTTTTCTCCAAtttcttctttcattttttcCCTCTTCATCTCAACATCCAACccaaaatgaagaaataaaattatagtgtGAAGACAATTTTACTTGTATATAATGATTAAGAAACCATATTCTTGTAGAATTTTGGTTGAAATGTCGTCGAAGGAACCACAAttgtttctaaatataattgaaACTCTAGCACTAAAATTGTTGCTTTAACAACTTTCAAGTGTTTAGATATTCACCGCTACcgctaattgaaaaaaaaaaaaaactaattgccAAACAAGATAGGCTTGAATATATCTCATTTgcactaaaataatatacatcaaaGTTTCTAAAATTACACCTCCCTCGATCAATTGCTTTATCCATCTAATGTTATTTATaggtttactattcattggtcaaatcatttttaaaaaaaaatatttgatagtatatttctttttaaatttaaatgtttatatttaataatacttttaatataatttttaaatacataaattttatatactattaatgtAAATAACTTTACTAAAATCTCATTAActaaataaagaatatataaaatggagtcattttcatttttggtcctactattattgggacattgccaattttagtccactttattaatttttgccacattacggccagtcttatttagttcttgccatttttagtccatcgttaaaatttttgtcaaatggtcgtccaaaacagagatatttttggtattttcatGATTTagtcatctcctttaccctttgcagtggttttccttacaaattttcatccaatgaagaggtttggcggaagccatgtgagccacattacaaagccatggcttccgccggacctcttcattagatgaaaatgtgtaaggaaaaccactgcaaagggtaaaggagatgaccaaagcatgaaaagaccaaaaatacccctgttttggacgaccatttgacaaaaattttaacagtggactaaaagtggcaaggactaaataagaatggcagtaatgtggcaaaaattaataaagtcgactaaaattgtcaataccccaataacaataggaccaaaaatgaaaatgactcataTATAAATGTGAGAGTACAATGTAAATGATGTGTCTCAAAATTGGGTGTAAAGTCAAAAGTTACACGTTTGTCTTACAAAGCCTGTAATAAGTTGCTTTGGTTCTTGGATTTCACGTACATTATTTTGCTTATatataaaaccaaaaaaataattaaaacaattgGACAGGGACCTTATAGCATTTTTAACAGTAGAATTATTTAGTCctttttaaatagtttttgtatgtgtgattaggaaaaagaaaatgtggaaagggaaaagaataaatataagtttttgtaagtgcacgcgcccgctgggcgcagTAAGTGACGCTCACCCATGCGTGAGCGCCCTGTTTCTTTGCCTCAGTGGGACTCACCAATCTGCAATGAACGCTTAATTTGCGGAAGCTGCTCAcccattctctctcctctcctttcTCACGGCATGTAGGCATTTATCTGACATTATCTCCACCAATCACCACTGATGGTGATTCTCTTAACCAATTGAACACGTTCTACAAAAATATACTCAAAAAGAACCATTTTTCTTTAGAGAAGATAGGCAATCGTTTACTCTTATCTTGTCACTTTAAACGAGATTTATACTTCAAAGTAAGTGATTAATAATCTTTTTTTCAGAATTATATTACATGATCATACAATGGAGCAAGCATTGGGATTTTCGTCACTGAAGAGTTGGGGGGcatggaggagttcatgagtGTAGCCTTTGtaaacggcggcggcggcgccacCCTTTTTGTTGGAATCCGGCGGCGTTTCTCCATGATCTTTGttatctttcttctggcttaCAACTTTATTCACTTTGAGAACCTGAGCATGCCTCCCTGCCCTTTGGCTGATGAACTCCACTAGGCTTTCAGGACTCATGTTGCCCTTCACTCTTACTGTGTTGCTCTCCATGTCTGAATCCACTGTTTGTACCCCTACAACATCAACATAACCACCTCGTCATATTCATTCACTTTTTTTCACTATTCGTGAGTGTGCACCGAGTAAATGTGCTTTGTGACCTTAATCGGCAAATTAAAAGACTACAAGGATGTAAGCTAGTCTAGGTTGTTTATAAGCGACTGGTTTaaaccaagaaagtcaataggtCATTTTCTACTAAGAGTCCAACTTTGAACTTTGCGGTTACCAAGTTAATAGTCGGATCACTTTGATTGAGATTATATATTGGTTCAAATGCGAACCGTGCTTCCCGTGTGGCTAGTGTGAATTTACCATCagatatgcataaatgcactaCAAAACGCACCACGTaccaaaaatgcaccacaattcACAACATCTCATCGTGCATTTATGAACATTTTACGGTGCTATGCGTTCCTAAATAGTGAGTGACCGCATAATCGTACAGGAAGTACTGTCGGCGGCACGGGAACTTCACTCTGAGTCTATGAAAAATGATTTGCAACACCAAAACAGTATTCGGGTAGGTAAGTTTATTACCTGGCAATTTGTGGATACAGTGCTTCACTTCCTTAGCACATGCTTCACagtgcatatatattttcaatataacCTCAATCACCTTTGGCTGTAccaaaaaagatttttttaaagaaaacagtttttaaaatGAAGTTGAAGACCAAAAAGTGTTAGAAAATTAGAGATTGAGATACAAGATTAGACCTCTTCTTTTTTAGGTTCTTTCTTGGGTTCTTTCTTGGGCTTTGGAATAGGAAATATGAGCTCCACATATTTCTCAGTCTTCTTCCTTAGCCTCTCTGTCACCATGATTGGGTCTGCATTCTTCCCTTTCACAGTTGCTCTGTGATTACTCTCATCAATTTCAATTCCTTCCACGCCTATATATAAGACACAGTCAaacaaatcaaaagaaaaaaccaACAATAGTTAAAGACGATTTAATTTGACATGCAAAGTAAAATCACCATAAAAACCAATGAGTGAGTCTCTGACAGTTTCTGCACAGCCTTTGCAATGAATGTAGACTCCCAAGATAATTATCCCTCCTGGGTTCTGCTCATTTGACCCTTCTTCACTTTTGTTTCCCTGTAATTTATGCATCAACTAAGATCGATGTAGCAACATTATGAAGAACAAAAGTAAATTTAACAATGATACTAATAGGCAATCAAAAAATAACTCTACCGAGACCACCCAACCAAATTATTCGGattattgacttaataatcacaacattacggctatgtttggcaaacctagctgaaatggtagctgaaagctgaaaagctataagctcgaagctgaaatctgaagagctgttaaactagctgttatgcttaaaagtgtttggtaaaattagctttttgataagttgattaatgtaaaaagactaaaaagggcattttcataaaagttaaataattttaaatttaaataagtttgtttacatattaaaatataaaataatgaaatcaatataatttaataaaatataaagtaagaacatatatttgaaaatatataaagtaaaacaagatgtttataatttataaaattagttcatacaaaaactattgttcaaacacaaatatcaaattaaaattacaacgaaacatattgaagaaaaaatgccaaaagagttttaattgggagggataaatgatgtcatttatataaaataataaggacaaagatggaaaaaagttaaaaagctactagcttatttttgaaaagctacttgaagtagcgtttcaaaataagctcttattttaatctattagcttattttgagaacattaccaaataaagcttatagcttattaatagcttaaaataagctataagctcctaaataagctctgccaaacgtAGCCTACAAGTTTAATTTCCAGTCGAAACAGCCTATTGGTCGGCTATAGAcctattgacctttttggtttgaattaATCATAGACTCACAGTCTATTGGCTTGATTTGAGCCACTTGTTGAATTGAGCCAAATATGGGTCTATTgacattcttgatttgaatcaGTCAGCTATGGGGCAATTCTAAGTTGTTTACCTCCACTTACTAGGATTACAAGGCGGGATTAATCTCGTACACACCCTCGAGCTgtgactttatatatatatatatatatatatatatatatattccatccACAATTTGCAAGAGAGTGACAATAATCCGAGAATTGGGTTCTTGAAATGTTCTTAAAAGTTTGTTGAGAGCCAAGGAAGCAAGTTTTCTTACCTTCCCCATTCTTCTGTTGAGTCTGAAAAGCTGAAGCCGCAGAGGACAGTACCAAACAAGCTCTCAGAATCTCAGATGTATACTTATAACAAAAAGGATGAATATATAGAGAGGAAGAAGAATTCTGAAGAATATAATGGCACTATTATATTGCATCTGGTACACTGTACTGATTGATTTAAAAGTGGCATGACATCTGATCTGTGAAGTTGATTGCACAGAAAAACAGCAAATTTAGTTATGGAAAATCAAGAATTAATGGTAGTTACCTGAGAAAGTTGTACCTAAATGTTAAGGAATCACTAAATCCAGAAACTATACTGGTAACTGAAAAGGGTTTAAGGAAAAGCAGTAGTTAGTATTTATGTGCTTTATCAACTTTTTATTAAGAGGATTCAATGACTGTGCTTGAAAGGACAAACGTTACagatttaatatttattacttaaaattgaatataagGCAGAGTAAAAGTGGACACATTAaaatcaatcgttataccctgcaccacggtgcacatagcaatgtgcaccacatacgtaaaacgacgtcgtttcggtgttagtggacgcggatgcgaatgactcagggaattcattatctataatacacataatcattatcaataatacacagaacgtttgcctagaatacacagaatgtttgcccagaatacacagaatattgacacaaaatacacagatgttagtggacgcggacgcgaatgactccaggaaattcattatctataatacacataatcattatataaaatacacagaacgtttgcctataatacacagaatgtttgcccagaatacacagaatattaacacaaaatacacagaactcatcctcctaacattcgaatgcacaaacacatcacaacatgtgttaataacatgaatacacagaatatttacacaaaatacacataactcatcctcataaacattcgaatgcacaaacacatcacaacatgtgttactaacatgaaatcacaacatgtgttactaacatgaatacacataacggttgtctagaatacacagaacggttgcctagaatacacagaatattaacataaatacagagaccggccgaaacgggaaacatgatttccaaaaaaaatggacgattagtttacaatgctcaaaacgacgtcgtttaggtacgtggtgcacagtataatttgcctggctaatatgtttttttattttttttattttccttctaaattttatgataataaaattactttTACTTATTAATTCGACAATTTGGATGGTTGGTAAGATAACGGTCAATCTAATTACAAGATGAATAACAATGGGTATATTGTACAAtgtgttattatttaaaactaaatgaaaataaatgatttttcttTACCTAATCgatcattttataaattaagAAGGGGAATATAACATGAttcttgaattgtatatatggTAGCTCTCCACATTTTGTGTTCCATTGGCCATTCCTATAAATTTGGTTTCCGCACTATAAGAATTATTATAGGCCTTCAATATGGGCCATAATACGGACATGGACCTGCTAAAATGATAATGCTTTTTGGGCTAAATTATAAGATAGTTTTCATTCATTAATATCATCAAAAGATGATTTCTTTAGTAATTGAAAAGGTCGGAATCCCCTTGGAAGACGGCGACATGTTCGAGGTACTATCAAAATGTCCTGCCACGTGGTCAATCATCCCGCCTCCACGTGGCACACATGCCAATTCAGCTACAC includes:
- the LOC116001429 gene encoding heavy metal-associated isoprenylated plant protein 7-like — translated: MGKGNKSEEGSNEQNPGGIIILGVYIHCKGCAETVRDSLIGFYGVEGIEIDESNHRATVKGKNADPIMVTERLRKKTEKYVELIFPIPKPKKEPKKEPKKEEPKVIEVILKIYMHCEACAKEVKHCIHKLPGVQTVDSDMESNTVRVKGNMSPESLVEFISQRAGRHAQVLKVNKVVSQKKDNKDHGETPPDSNKKGGAAAAVYKGYTHELLHAPQLFSDENPNACSIV